One stretch of Candidatus Neomarinimicrobiota bacterium DNA includes these proteins:
- a CDS encoding UbiA family prenyltransferase — MRILDYGRMIKFSHSLFALPFALASFTFAVDTFSIPPDVWMRKLVWILFAMVSARSAAMGFNRLVDRHLDALNPRTRERELPAGLITPKAVTVFITASSIFFLFSAAMLNKVCFWLAFPVLTVLMGYSILKRYWAGTHFVLGLSLGIAPSGVWLAVTGGLNVVPILLSAAVGVWTAGFDILYAIQDVDFDRQYRVHSIPADMSIDKAIVISRICHAFMMLFLMILHLIYPAGWILWTGTGLISIFILYEHVLVYKSHDNIDKAFFNMNSMISLMYFGFVLLDCIFLP; from the coding sequence ATGAGAATTCTTGATTATGGACGGATGATAAAATTCTCTCATTCCTTGTTTGCCCTGCCCTTTGCTCTGGCTTCTTTTACTTTTGCCGTGGATACATTTTCGATACCCCCGGACGTATGGATGAGAAAACTAGTCTGGATTCTCTTTGCCATGGTTTCCGCCCGCAGCGCCGCAATGGGCTTCAACAGACTGGTAGACCGGCATCTGGATGCACTCAACCCCAGGACCCGCGAAAGAGAACTTCCTGCCGGATTGATTACTCCCAAAGCCGTTACTGTGTTTATTACAGCATCCTCCATATTCTTTCTTTTTTCCGCCGCTATGCTGAATAAGGTCTGTTTCTGGCTTGCTTTCCCGGTGCTAACCGTTTTGATGGGATACAGCATCCTGAAAAGGTACTGGGCGGGGACCCATTTTGTATTAGGACTTTCCCTCGGAATTGCTCCCTCGGGCGTCTGGTTGGCTGTTACCGGAGGATTAAATGTCGTCCCGATTTTGCTAAGTGCCGCCGTGGGTGTATGGACAGCCGGCTTTGACATTCTTTATGCCATTCAGGATGTGGATTTCGACAGACAATATAGAGTGCATTCCATCCCGGCGGATATGTCCATTGATAAGGCAATTGTGATCAGCCGGATCTGCCATGCATTCATGATGCTATTCCTGATGATTCTCCATCTTATTTATCCTGCAGGATGGATTTTGTGGACAGGTACTGGACTCATAAGCATATTCATCTTATACGAGCATGTTCTGGTTTATAAAAGTCATGATAATATTGATAAAGCTTTTTTTAATATGAATAGCATGATTTCCCTTATGTACTTTGGATTTGTCTTATTGGATTGTATTTTTCTGCCATGA
- the queC gene encoding 7-cyano-7-deazaguanine synthase QueC, with the protein MKALVLLSGGQDSSTCLFWSLRYMNQTEAVFFNYEQRHKIERECARRLCEENNVPLHILDVPAFQQIGGTAMIEETDIQMTDKGIPNTFVPGRNMVFLTLAASLAYRLGFDTVIVGVNDEDFSGYPDCRASFIQIMESALREGLDYPIRITAPLQHLSKKEIWALSDELGVLHTIVEKTHTCYHGDHSTRHPWGFGCGTCPACLLRKTGFEAYQRARHENS; encoded by the coding sequence ATGAAAGCTCTTGTTCTTTTATCTGGTGGACAGGATTCGTCAACCTGTCTTTTTTGGTCACTCCGATACATGAATCAAACGGAGGCTGTTTTTTTCAATTACGAACAACGCCATAAAATTGAGAGGGAGTGTGCCCGACGTCTTTGTGAGGAAAACAACGTGCCCCTGCATATTCTGGATGTTCCCGCTTTTCAACAGATAGGGGGTACGGCCATGATTGAAGAAACGGACATTCAGATGACGGACAAAGGCATCCCCAATACGTTTGTCCCGGGACGGAATATGGTATTTCTCACACTGGCAGCATCCCTGGCATACAGACTCGGTTTCGATACTGTTATTGTGGGGGTCAATGATGAAGATTTTTCAGGATATCCTGATTGCCGGGCATCTTTTATTCAGATCATGGAATCAGCTCTCCGGGAAGGACTGGATTATCCCATCCGTATTACGGCCCCCCTTCAACATCTGTCTAAAAAAGAGATCTGGGCATTGTCCGACGAATTGGGAGTTTTACATACCATCGTGGAAAAAACCCATACCTGTTATCACGGGGATCATTCGACACGTCATCCCTGGGGTTTTGGATGCGGAACTTGCCCGGCCTGCCTGTTGCGGAAAACCGGTTTTGAAGCGTATCAACGGGCTCGCCATGAGAATTCTTGA
- a CDS encoding 7-carboxy-7-deazaguanine synthase QueE has product MGNTNKQSRAYPVNEIFSSIQGEGFWTGLPVTFIRFAGCNLACDFCDTDYSLKETLTVDEILKRLENYPARVVILTGGEPLIHPLIPLLKRLRSSHFSIHLETNGTFPVPEGFFDWVAVSPKTDDPVVRKCNELRVLLKKGEIPRDFGIRADHYFVSPVNPPLNNLQKIDRENFRYCLDYVLRHPNWRLSVQLHKYLDIP; this is encoded by the coding sequence ATGGGAAACACCAACAAGCAAAGCCGTGCTTACCCTGTAAACGAGATTTTTTCAAGCATTCAGGGAGAAGGTTTCTGGACAGGTTTGCCGGTTACGTTTATCCGTTTTGCAGGATGTAATCTGGCCTGTGATTTTTGTGATACAGATTATTCCCTGAAAGAAACCCTTACAGTTGATGAAATTCTAAAGCGACTGGAAAATTATCCGGCCAGGGTCGTTATTCTGACAGGTGGTGAACCCCTGATCCATCCGTTAATTCCACTGCTGAAAAGACTCCGATCATCTCATTTCAGCATTCATTTGGAAACAAACGGAACTTTTCCCGTGCCGGAAGGATTTTTTGATTGGGTTGCTGTCTCACCGAAAACAGATGATCCGGTCGTCAGGAAATGCAATGAATTAAGGGTTCTGCTGAAAAAAGGGGAGATCCCCCGTGATTTTGGCATCAGAGCAGATCACTATTTTGTCAGCCCCGTGAATCCTCCCTTAAACAATCTCCAAAAAATCGATCGTGAAAATTTCCGCTATTGTCTTGATTATGTCCTGCGTCACCCCAACTGGCGATTAAGTGTTCAACTTCATAAATATTTGGATATTCCATGA
- the queD gene encoding 6-carboxytetrahydropterin synthase QueD: MFEISKTFQFDMTHRLSFHRGKCRHLHGHTYTLEVFVRGVPDKHGFVMDFGELKHIVKEEIVDVLDHSVAIYEKDSLLVDSLSGKFRSVMLPFETTAENLCAWIAQRLQARNLDISKIILWETPTSKAVLTL; encoded by the coding sequence ATTTTTGAAATTTCGAAGACCTTTCAATTTGACATGACACACCGGCTCTCTTTTCATCGGGGAAAATGCCGGCATCTGCATGGCCATACCTACACATTGGAAGTATTTGTCCGGGGGGTGCCGGATAAACATGGCTTTGTCATGGACTTTGGAGAATTGAAACACATCGTGAAGGAAGAGATCGTGGATGTGCTTGATCACAGCGTTGCCATCTATGAAAAGGATTCACTGCTGGTAGATTCTTTGTCCGGAAAATTCCGTTCCGTGATGCTTCCTTTTGAAACAACTGCCGAAAACCTGTGTGCCTGGATTGCCCAACGCCTTCAGGCCCGGAATTTGGATATTTCTAAAATCATCCTATGGGAAACACCAACAAGCAAAGCCGTGCTTACCCTGTAA